The genomic segment cacagccacagcatcacaggatccaagctgcttctgtgacctacaccacagctcatggcaatgccggatccttaacccactgagcaaggccagggatcaaacccgcatcctcaggaatcctagccaggttcattaactgctgagtcactaAGGGAATGCCCTCCCTGTACTGATTCTTTAGGGACATGCCATCTCCCCAGTCCCTGAGCTTTGGAGATGCATAAACTgcggcctcagtttcctcatctgtgaagtcaTCCCTTGCAGGATTACTGAGGCGTAGAGAGGTTGGAGTGTGAGCTCCGTCAGGTGGCAGGTCTCTGTGGTACCCCCCACCCGACTCTCCCTCCACTGGGGCACTCACTGCATTGCTGAATCTGTCGGAACTTGCATCCCCCTGGCCTCGGAACAGGGGACTGTGGTGTCCTGTAGTTTGGCGCCAGGCACCGTGGAAGTCATAGGTCAAAAGGCTGATGAAGTCCAGGTGTCTGTGGAAGAGGGGATGGAGGAAAACGTGAAAAATTAAGAAGGTTCTTGGCCACAcaggccccaccccaggggaTGTGAGCAGGAGTAACAGGTAACCAGAAGAAACACATTAACCCCCAACCCAGTAGAACCTGGCAACTCACTGCCTAGGCTGCTGGACCACCTCACCTGTGCCATACTGGGGAGTGGGCTCAGAGCCCCACAAGTGCATTTAAGACAAGAACAGTGTTCTTCCGTTCTGCCCCCAGCACACAGTTAGGAGCTGGCCTCCATCTCACCTCACCCTCTCAACTTGGGCCACATTCACCTTGGTGAAAGCAGATTAAACGTGGCATCAACATTGATTggtcaaaggggacctgctgtacagcacagggaactctacccaatagtctgtgataatctatgtgagaaaagaatctgaaagtggagttcctgttgtgacttagagtaatgaacctgactagtatccatgaggacacgggttcgattcctggcctcgctcagtgggttaaggatctagcattgccttgggctgtggcataggtcacagacgcagcttggttctggtgttgccgtggctgtggtgtaggccagcagctgcagccccgatttgacccctagcctgggaactttcatatgctgcgggtgcagccctaaaaaaaaaaaaaagaaaagaaaagaaaaaagaatctgaaagtgaatggatatgtgtacatgtataactgaatcactctgctgtatagcagaaatgatcactatgttgtaaatcaaaaaaaaaaaattttttttaaagtgaatggagttcctgttgtggctcagcagaaatgaatccgactagaagccatgaggttgcaggtttgatcccttgttcagtgggttaaggatccaatgttgctctgagctgtggtgcaggtcgcaggtgtggctctgatcctgcatcgctgtggctatgatgtagaccagcagctgtagcttcgattcaacccctagactgggaacctccatatactatgggtacagccctaaaaaggaaaaaaaaaaattgtaaatcagctctacttcaagaaaaactttaaaaaataaaataaatactttaaggacaagttcaaaaaaaaaaaaataagttgcatCAACAGCCTTGTGCAGAAAGAGCAGGACCAAATGATGACCTGAACTTATGATTCCTTGTGGTGGGGAGATTGCCGCACATGCAGTTGGAAGGTCTCCTGTGGATTACATGAACATGAGTTTCAGGTGCTTGAGGCAAATGGTTGAGAGCCATCTCATTCCCACCTGCTAAGTGATCAATTAAAACACCTTGTCTACGTTTCCCTAAGACCCTAAAGAAGATTCTAAAGTCAgagtgaagaggagttcccatcatggcggagaggaaacaaatccaactaggaaccatgaggttgcaggtttgatcccttgcttcattcagtgggttaaggatctggtgttgccgtgggctgtggtgtggctcggatctggcgtggctgtggtgtaggccagcagctgtagctccaattaaacccctagcctgggaacctccacattccgtgggtacagcccttcgggaaaaaaaggaaagtcagagTGAAGAGCTTTTGTTTCTTACTCTTGGGTTTCCTAAGACCCATGGCTTTGTTCCATGGGGACAGACTGTTTGACTGGGGACTGCTCATTCTCACATGCATTAGAGGGCTGGCTAGGAGGAGGGGCAAGGCAAACAGGAGAGGGGTCCCCTGCACCTTGTGGACCCCAGCAGTCTAGAAATGGAAGGAAGGGTTCCTGCTGTGTTGCCTCTCCAGAGACTAGCACTCTGCTCAGGCAGACGTGGAGCAATGCTTGTTACTGACTGGCTGTTTAACTTTCCCTACCTTCTCTTCCACAGATACATACATTCATAGCAACTGTCTCAACTGGTCAGCATAATACCCCAAGCGAAAAGGAAGAATAGGGATTATTAtgcccatttgacagatggggaggctgaggcacagagagggaaagtgacttgAGTGTGCTCAGGGTCACACATCAAGCCTTTGGAGGAACTAGGACTGGAAGCCCAGTCTTCTGACTCAACATGGAATGGAGAGTGAGGGCAGAATGGGTTGGAGACTCACTGAGATATCTGGGCGATGTCATAGCCTCTGTCAATGGCGACCTTCCCTGCAGACACCGCTCCGCTGAGCAGAAGCCGCTCTGTTCCAGGCAGGGCTTCCCTTACAAACTCAGCCTTCATCTCCTGGTTGGGAGAGAAGCAAATGAGCACAAGCCTTATAGAGAAAGATCTCTGGGCACATCATTGGCCTTCCTGTCTGCCATCATCCCCAACTTgactggggctcagtgggaatgaTAAAGTGGTTCCGTCCTCAGGCTCACCCATCCTTTTCCTTCAAAACTGTTTGGACCAATCTCCTCCCTACACCCCATGCAGACCTATCAACACTCAATTATTCTCTGTCCTGGAGGGTCCATAAAAATAGAGGGTGATCCCCCTTGGCCCACAGTTGATGTTGGAAGAAATTTGCCTGTTGGTCTGTGCCTTGTTCAAGCTTGTGCATGAGAACACAAAATTAAAAcgatttgtattgtttttgtgaACGATTTGTTTAAATGATCACTATGTCCCTGGGGTAACTAGAGATGCTTGGGCTGCCCCAGATGGGGCTGTCTCCGATGCAGTGCATGCTGGAGAGTAGGCAGCATCCATGTGGGAATGAAGAGGGGCCAGTGATGCTCCCCTATCTGGGCAGAGAGGAGCGGGCACTCTGCTTAGTGACCTCTGCCTCTTAGAAGCCCTATCCATCTCCCACGGTGTCATGTGATTCTTCCTCGCTGGGTAAGATCTCAGGACACAGACCAGTTCGGGTCTTATCTCTGGTCCAGATCTCAGGATCCTGCAGCCAGGAGGCCTCAATCCTCCCTTGCCTGCCTCAGGAGAACATCCCTGAAGACAGCTTGTACCCTCCCTGTTCCTTTCCCCAACCCGACCAGCACCTTGACTAGAGTGGTGAGATGCCGCTTGTCTCTCCGCCCAGGGAAGATCCAGGCTAGGTCCAGTCCATCAAAGCCATGGGTCCGCAGGAATGGTGGCACCGACTTGATGAAAGTCCTGCGACTCTGAGTGTTGGAGGCTATTTTGGAAAATCTGGAACCGAAATCACCCCAATAGAATTCTCAGCACCAAAATGCTGAATGCCTCGGCCCTCTGGGGGTAGGTCTCTGGGACATATGGAGCCCAAACCCACACAGCTCTAAGAGGCCATGTTTGGGACAAGACCCATCTCTAGGCATCTTAGAGTGTACGCTTTGGAGCCAGATATCCTTGGATCTATCATCTACTATCCAAGACACATTGAGCAGGTTAtaacctgagcctcagcttcctcatctctaaaatgggcatAAATATATCACGTAGTGCTGTTATGAGGATTACATGTGATAATGGCTGGACAGGATGCATGACATGCATGGGAGCTCTCATGGCCATACCTTGTCCCCTTTTCAGAGCTCCTACTCTACCCACTCCATGAAGTCTTCCCAGGGCCTCCACTTCCAaatgtttcctttcatttcatctctctctttccagCCCCTTCGGATAGTAGCCCCCAAATGTCTTTGCTTTCATGTCTGAGAAGCAGTTTAAAAGAGCATTTGCAGGAAATCAGAAGCCTTACCTTGCTGTGTGACTCTTGGCAAGTCCCTTTCCCTTTTGGGCTCTGATTTATTGGTTGTACATGAGGTAGACCCCTGAAAACCATTTAGGACCCTGTGCCTGACCAGTTTGGGATCCCCGTGACCACCTGCCCCACACATAGCAGGTGAGGAGAAACTTACGCCTCTTCCTACTCCATCATCCTCTGGGGAATGTGTCCTACCTTTGAGAACCAAAGTTCCATCCTCCAACAGACAGGAGGGTCTTCAGGTTGGGGTtcctgtggagcacagggaagcAGGAGGGTAGGGGTGAAGGGAAGTTGTTGGAGCATGGGGTGGCCCCATGTTTGGGAGGCTGTGGAAGGCTTCTAGCTTGGAGTGGGAGGTCCTTCCTTCCAACCCTGAGATTTAGTAGGCTAAGAACTGCTAAGTATTTGTGGCAGTTACTCCTAGGTATGCTGCCCAATTTCATTCCCTCCAATGGGGAAGCCAGGCTATGACAAAATAGAGCCATGAACACTCTGATGCTCCATGGAGAGGTGATGAGAGACATGCCTCCCTTTCCCAAGGGAGCTCAGCTGCACCTTCTTCTACAGTCTGCCTCTTTCAATAACCTGCCACTTCCCCTCATCACCTCCTCTCACTGAAGCCGAGGCCCTCCTACTCTCCACCCAGAGGGGAGTACTGAGGGCCATCCCCTTGGGCAGAGGGACTCTGCCCTGAAGCCAGCCCGGCTAACCCTCCATCTTCCTCCAGCCCTGGCCAGCCCATGGCCCAACCTGTTCTTGAGTGTGTTCAGTGTGTCATAGAGCGTCACATCATTCCACTCCAAGGTGTCAATCTCATTGTTGCTTATGTTGGCAAAGCTGTAGATGATGTGGGTGCAGAGGAAGGGGTCGATGGCATCTGGGAAGCAGCTCCCATCACCCTCCCGGTACTGAGACCAGCTGGTATAGTAGCAAACCAGCTTGTAGGCAGCACCTGAAGGAGAAGGctagggtggggcctgggccagGATTGAGCCTGAGCCCCAAGCTGCACACCAATGGGATTTTAGGGGGCGGGATAGATGGACAGAATTGTGAGCAAAATTAGAATCCTAAATGAAAGGGTCTGGCTCAGGtgcctctgcctttttgttcttgTTTGATGAAAATAAGGCCctattccggagttcccatcatggcacagcagaaacaaatctgactaggaaacatgaggttgtggatttgatccgtggcccctctcagtgggttaaggatctggcattgctgtggctgtggtgtaggccagtagctgtacctcagattgaacccctagcctaggaacttccatatgcctcgggtgcagccctaaaaagcaaaataataaggTCAATTCTGAAAACGCTTAGAAAAGATCAAATGCAATGGATAAATATACTGCCAGGGTGGGGTGCGAGGGGAGCAGGCTGATGAATAAAGATGAAATGGGACCTGGTGCAAGtaaagaaggcttcctggaggcagtggCTTTGAAGGAGAGGAGGTGCCCAGTCTTCAACAGCCAGTGTCAGAAGACCCTGGCCTTCAGGGGAGATTCTCGCAGGACCTTCAGTGGAGTATTTGATCTGAGATTCTCTGGCTcatctcttctctgccttcctgtGGGAGTGCCCCTAACTTGCAACCCACCCAGAACAGCAGTCCCTAGGCTCTCTTGGTCCATCCCTCAAGCTGGGGTACAATAGCTCAATGGATCaattcctcctctcctctcattCTGATTTCTCCTGCTGCAAAGTAGGCCTCTTCTGCCCTCTGGCAGTGAGCATCCTTCATCGTTGCTGTCTCTGGGCTCCTGTTAGTGGTTCCCACCAGACCCTTAGTTGAAGACTTCACTGAATCTgagtctttgaaaaattttaattttgaaattgtttaaatatatagaaaagtagTAGAAAAGTAGGGAGTAGTAGTATGATAAACATCTATATACTCATTACCTCATCACCTGGGTTTAACAAATGctaatatttctcagccatttaAGCCACAGAAGAAATTGGAAACACACTCTGTCAGTGCTCAGGTCTCCTCCTCACAGCCCTTGCCACACCCACACCTCCTGGGACTTAAAAGGGGGTTACTTACAGCTCTGGAGCAGCACCAGGGCCACAAAACCTGAAAGGAAATGCAAGGTGAGACCACCTCCTGCAAGTATCTCCTGCCCATCCTTCTGCTCCCCATCACCGCACCCCCCCCCGCTacccctccaccccatccccggCCCCCAGCCACCCCAATCAGGGAATCAAGGTCAAGGGCCTCCTCAGAccaggctcctcctccctccctccccatctctgctttccacccccttccctctccttcccactgCCCCTCCCACTCTGCAGGTAGGAGGCCAGTCCCTCTGTGCAGTGGCTCAAGGGCCAACCCAGAGACCTGTCTGAGCCACCCTCAGACCCATCCTGGCTGTAGAAGAGGGGTGGCTGTGTGGCTTCTTCCTGTGCCGTCAGCCTCCTGCAGCCCACAGCGTAGGCAGGACACTTCCTCAGACCTTGAACTTCCTCTTATACCTGTCCCACTCCACTCCCCCACGCCCCACACCATCCCATTTATGGGAACTGAGCTATGTGTCAATGAAGGAACTACCAGGCTTGAAAGTGGTGGGGGTGGAGCCCTGCCACCAAGGCGATTGAGAAACCCTGGAGAGTTTTGAAAACTTGGGCCAGATCTCCCTGAGGCATCTGCCAGCAGAAGAGCTGTTAAGGCTATGATCTGGGGGCTCCCGGGGCCAGTGACTCAACCTCACACtcacttttctctgttttctcactgGCAGTTTCTGGGCTTTTCTGGCAGCTTCTACCTTTTCCTCTCCAGCACTCCATGCATCTAGGCCCTTGGCCGGGTTGAAACTGGTCACAATTGAGTTCTGTAATCCATGGTGCCCCAAACAAGGCTGCTATTTAGTCTCTCCCTGAGCCCAGCAGCACCCTGCCTGACCTACTCTCCTTCTCCAAGCTGTTTCCCACAGCCAGGCCTGAGAGTAGAGGGTCAGAGAGCAACTGATGTACAGattatttaaaggaaaagctGGAGACAGTGGGAAATTCCCAAGAATGCTCTGAGACCTGgtgctgtttttcttcctttttgaaaagCCAGTGAAAATGAgtgagaaaaggagttccctctgtggcgcaacgggatcagtagtgtcttgggagtgctggggtgtgggttcaatccgcagctgggcacagtggtttaaagatctggttgccacagctgtggcttaggtcatgactgcggCTCAgagatctgatccctagcttaGGAATTCTATAGGActcagggcggccaaaaatgaagaaaaaaaaaaggtgtgagaAAGGATCTGGATCTGGCAAGACTGGGACTGCAACAAAGTAGCAAGGAGTAAAAATGAGACAACTTTTGATAACTTTTGATTTCCCCCAGGAGAGGTTAATCTCAGAAGATGAATAATCTCCATAACTTGAGCTCCTCTCTCTTGACATGCAAGCTCAACGAAGTTATCTCTTTCTAGATCCTTCAGTGATTTTGTATCACTCTTCAGATAAgaacaaacttcttttttttttgtttttgtttttgtttttgtctttttctagggccacaccagcggcatatggaggttcccagggtaggggtctaattggagctgcagctgctggcctacaccacagctcacagcaatgccagatccttaacccattgagcaaggacaaggattgaacctgcaacctcatggttcctagtcggattcgttaaccactgagccacgacaggaactctaagaacaAACTTCTTAACAAGCCTTTGCATGGTTTGTCCCCTGTTTGTGGAAACTTTTTGGCCAAAGATTCTGGTCAGCTCAATTCTTTGCAGGCTATATATTAATTAATAGATAGTGAGTGAAAGTTCTGAATTGCCAGCGTGGGTTGGAGGGCTTCTCAACAGATACCTTTATTTTTACAATAACATTAAGTAATAATCCGATGTTAGCCACATTGCTTTCACATCCCTCTCTTGGTGgtctctccctctgtcccccttctcttccttcctcttcctataAGACTGAAACAATTTCACCCCTTTATTGTAAGAGAAGAGGACAGAAGGTGGTTTGTCCAGAGTCATACTCACAAATGCTAAAGGGACATTGTTTCTCCCTGTTAAAGCAACAAGCTTTCTTTTGTAGCCTAAATGATTGACAACGGTGATAGTCCACGAAAACTTATCCTTGTTTGTTTGGGTGGTTGGGAAGTGAACTTCCTCTCATCCCTGATAGAAGTATTACAAAGTAGCAGGCATGCAAATTTTTTCCTAACAAAGTGCAGGATGCTAAGAAAACACCTATTTTCACCCTCTTTCTTTGTTAAGAATTATTTCATAGATTCAGAATGGCCCAAGCCTTGTCCTGTGCTCCCCCCAAACCAGTTTATTAATTCCGTAATGATGGAATTACATAATAATGATATCGTCATGACAAATATCCAAGACATCCCCTGGGCCTTCTCCAGCAGGATTGGCCAAAAGTCCCCAGGCACATCACCTCGCAGCCTCATCTCACATCATTCCATGCCCAGTTTACTCCCTCTAACCCGCCCATGCATGCCTTCTTTCAGATCCTTATATTCACTCTACTCTCtctcacctcaggacctttgtaTGTGCCATCTACTTGCCTGTCAATAACTAtgatgggcctttttttttttttaagctatttcttgggccgctcccgcagcatatggaggttcccaggctaggggtctaattggagctgtagtcaccggcctacaccagagccacagcaacgcgggatccgagccgcgtctgcaacctacaccacagctcacagctaacgccagatccttaacccactaagcaagggcagggaccaaaccctcaacctcatggttcctagtcgaattcgttaaccactgcgccacgatgggaactccgggccCAAGATTTTATACTGCTTGCAAGCCAGTGACACAGacagccacagcctcatggattctGGCAGAAGACAAGACTCCtaggtcagagacaaaggatttGTTCATGGCACAGCAAGCAGCAGGAACTTCATGTTTGCATCACTTCTTGTGAAAAAGAAACAGCTATTTTGAATGGCTACCTAGGCATTTTATAGTATAACACTGCTTACACCCAGAGTCTAGATATTTAGATAGGGATCCACGTTTAGGATACCTGCCATAATGTCCTgctttgcatcttttaaaataggtacttataggagttcccatcgtggaacagcggaaatgattctgactaggaaccatcaggttgcaggttcaatccctggcctcacccagtgggttaagaatctggcattgccatgagctgtggtgtaggtcgaagacgcagctcggatctgatgtagctgtggctgtggtgtaggttggcagctgtaggtccgattcaatctctaacctggaaacttccatgtgccacaggtgtggcgctaagaagcataaataaataaataaataaataaataaataaataaaataaaataaaataagtacttACAGTTGAGCTATCAAAAAGTTAGTGGGCTGCTCCCTCAAGCACCTTATAAGTAAAAACTGCTTGCTCTCTGTCTCCTGATGGCCTTTGACCCAGGACTGAGGACAGTCCCTCCCCTGGCTCATAGCCCACCCCCCTCCTCTGTTTCTAGAATCTGTAAGTAATAAATCTTGTCACTTTACTTCCTTTGAGTGAGTGTATTGAAACTATGCCTACTATCAAAATGGCCCAGGGTTTTCATTTCCCCAAAGTGGAAGCCTAGACCATAATGGAGCTGACTGCCCATCCTGTGTGGATGCTTGGTGCCTCCTCATTTGGCAGGTCATACCCTGCATATTCCTAAACACACCAGCTGAAGGTCGACTTAACACAGTTCCCTTGGACCCAAATTCCAGGAGGTGATGCTGGAGCAGCGCAAGAGATTCTGTGCATGCAGAGAGCAGCATCAGAGAAGAGGAACTCTGAGTTTAAGGAACCTGAATCTTCTATAATGAGCAGTAAATCTGCCTCTCCTTTCCCATGATGGGAgagaatttttattatactgGTCAGTAAACAAGCCTGCCTTCTGCTCCAGGGGAAAATGCTATTTCTATCATACCAGGCTATTTGCTCTAAAAACATTGAGAAGTAGCACAGAAAAGGCAGCCAGAGCCTTTGGTCATACGACATGCAGCAATGCAAGAGACCCATGGAGAAATGTCTCCCAACACTgcccttcctttttaaatttttttttctacttttacttttttactttttagggctgcatgtgcaacatgtggaacttcccaggagtcgaattggagctgcagctgccagcctacaccacagccacagcaacaccagatccgagccacctctgtgtcTTAACACCATAGATCACAgaaacttcagatccttaacccactgagccaggccagggatccaacccacatcctcatggatactagtaggattcattactgctgagccgcgacaggaattCTGCAATACCGCCCTTCTTTGACCAGTTCCCTCTTATTCATCCTTCCTACTGCAGCTCAGCAGGCATCTTCAGAAAAGGCAGGCCCTCTGGTGGGGAAAACCCCCTAATGGAGCTGTCAGAGTACTTTGTGCCTCTCTTTCTAGTACGTGACCCagttataattttacattttgaatcGTGAGTGTGAATGTCTTATTAATATCTGCCTCTCTCACTAGACTGTGAACTCGGTAAAGACAAGGACTAGAGTATAGtatttgcttttgtatccattcctAACGTTtgacacatagtagatgcttagTAAAGGATGTATtgagtgactgaatgaatgatCTCAAGATTGCACATAATTCCAAACTCTTAAATCTTGAATTTGGAACCTGATATTCTAGAAATTTCATCTCTTTCAATAGCTTTTGTCACCCGGTGAACAACCAACTCAGGAGGTACAATGAAACTGCAAAACAAAACGTCC from the Sus scrofa isolate TJ Tabasco breed Duroc chromosome 9, Sscrofa11.1, whole genome shotgun sequence genome contains:
- the CHI3L1 gene encoding chitinase-3-like protein 1 precursor (The RefSeq protein has 1 substitution compared to this genomic sequence); this encodes MGLRVAQTGFVALVLLQSCAAYKLVCYYTSWSQYREGDGSCFPDAIDPFLCTHIIYSFANISNNEIDTLEWNDVTLYDTLNTLKNRNPNLKTLLSVGGWNFGSQRFSKIASNTQSRRTFIKSVPPFLRTHGFDGLDLAWISPGRRDKRHLTTLVKEMKAEFVREALPGTERLLLSGAVSAGKVAIDRGYDIAQISQHLDFISLLTYDFHGAWRQTTGHHSPLFRGQGDASSDRFSNADYAVSYVLRLGAPANKLVMGIPTFGRSFTLASSKTDVGAPASGPGIPGRFTKEKGILAYYEICDFLQGATVRRPLGQQVPYATKGNQWVGYDDQESVKNKAKYLKSRQLAGAMVWTLDLDDFRGNFCGQNLRFPLTSAIKDVLAAA